In Primulina huaijiensis isolate GDHJ02 chromosome 4, ASM1229523v2, whole genome shotgun sequence, a genomic segment contains:
- the LOC140975405 gene encoding protein-tyrosine-phosphatase MKP1-like: protein MLGDEKDQGPSNRIGKTYSRSISLIECSPRKSSSKPQWNSKARACLPPLQPLSITRPTGDEWPRAGFDDLGIWLNPPTPGVRLGSLTPRGNSTIDQPPIEFEFRKDKLAFFDKECSRILDHVYLGSNAVAKNRTILHQNGITHVLNCVGFVCPEYFKKELVYMTLWLQDCPSEDISSILYDVFDYFEDVREQGGCVFVHCCQGVSRSASLVIAYLIWKKGQSYEDAFQHVKKARGVTNPNVGFACQLLQIEKRVRALPASPASVLRMYRMAPHSPYDPLHLVPKLLCESGPDRLDSRGGFIIHIPSALYVWIGKHCPPMMSSNAMAAASQVVRYESAKAPVIIVKEGEEPFEFWDAIYHGKSSTDGCRVNSSEERKLNEYDLDFEIFHRALAGGVVPPFSEAGTETCLPSRKDDWNKLRKKVASNFVKESMASVSNCVAFQVHKELDVMNTCNEVLEDSVDTCKEDFVSTDDLSTPSSSQCDSPDSFSSCVTSSPVWIEKTEFPDPPYDASLSRSPSFSLLDSFTSCLVTKSYSSSTSPSLSPTTSDSSSSFNLSPSSSNSSDTSFVSAQTVAYELETRDAYPSKSGSVEEIVGPMDEYTRWLCNVDSPQTDETFSNNTKGLCSANEENFTILTSIDEASQVSENSARPWCSFAEDDAMSDAESNILSREASFEMVEEYPISDANSYIAEDEVLDRTTG, encoded by the coding sequence ATGTTGGGGGATGAAAAGGATCAGGGACCTTCTAACAGAATTGGGAAAACATACTCACGTTCGATTTCGTTGATCGAGTGTTCACCAAGAAAGTCTAGTTCTAAGCCACAATGGAACAGCAAGGCACGAGCATGCTTACCACCACTCCAACCTCTTTCTATTACTAGACCAACCGGTGATGAGTGGCCGAGAGCTGGGTTCGATGATCTTGGCATATGGTTAAATCCTCCGACTCCTGGTGTAAGGCTTGGATCATTAACACCCCGTGGAAATTCTACTATAGATCAACCTCCAATTGAATTCGAATTTAGGAAGGACAAGCTTGCCTTTTTTGATAAGGAATGCTCAAGGATTCTGGATCATGTGTATTTAGGAAGCAATGCTGTTGCTAAGAATCGTACAATTCTCCACCAGAATGGAATCACCCATGTGCTGAATTGTGTCGGGTTTGTCTGCCCGGAATATTTTAAGAAAGAACTTGTTTACATGACACTATGGCTGCAGGACTGCCCGTCTGAGGATATTAGCAGTATTCTCTATgatgtgtttgattattttgaagATGTTCGAGAACAAGGTGGGTGTGTCTTTGTTCACTGTTGCCAGGGTGTGTCTCGATCAGCATCTTTAGTAATTGCATATCTTATTTGGAAGAAGGGGCAGAGCTATGAGGATGCATTTCAGCATGTTAAGAAAGCGAGAGGAGTGACTAACCCGAATGTGGGATTTGCTTGTCAACTTTTACAGATTGAGAAACGAGTGCGTGCTCTACCTGCAAGCCCAGCCTCAGTGCTTAGGATGTATAGAATGGCGCCTCACTCACCTTATGATCCTCTTCATCTTGTTCCTAAATTGTTGTGTGAATCGGGCCCTGACAGACTCGACTCTCGTGGCGGTTTCATTATTCACATTCCTTCCGCTTTATATGTATGGATTGGGAAACATTGCCCCCCCATGATGTCAAGTAATGCCATGGCAGCTGCCTCTCAGGTTGTTCGTTATGAAAGTGCCAAGGCTCCAGTTATAATTGTTAAAGAAGGTGAGGAGCCATTTGAATTTTGGGATGCTATCTACCATGGAAAAAGTTCAACAGATGGTTGTCGTGTAAATTCCTCGGAAGAAAGGAAGCTCAATGAGTATGATTTGGATTTCGAAATTTTTCACAGAGCGCTTGCTGGTGGGGTTGTTCCACCTTTTTCTGAAGCAGGAACTGAGACATGTCTTCCTTCCCGAAAAGATGATTGGAACAAATTGAGGaaaaaagttgcctccaactTTGTGAAAGAATCTATGGCTTCTGTATCGAATTGTGTTGCCTTTCAAGTACATAAAGAACTAGATGTGATGAATACTTGTAATGAGGTTCTTGAAGATTCAGTTGATACATGTAAAGAAGACTTTGTCTCTACTGATGATCTTTCAACCCCCTCAAGTAGTCAATGTGATTCACCTGATTCATTCAGTTCATGTGTAACTAGCAGTCCTGTTTGGATTGAGAAGACGGAATTTCCCGATCCGCCTTATGATGCTTCACTCTCTCGGTCACCTTCATTCAGTTTACTCGATTCTTTTACGTCTTGTCTTGTTACTAAATCATATTCAAGTTCAACTTCGCCTTCACTCTCACCCACAACTTCGGATTCTTCAAGTTCCTTTAACCTCTCACCCTCGTCATCTAACTCGTCTGACACATCTTTTGTATCCGCTCAAACAGTAGCTTATGAACTCGAAACCAGAGATGCTTACCCGAGTAAGAGTGGTTCTGTTGAAGAAATTGTTGGGCCCATGGACGAATATACACGTTGGCTTTGTAATGTTGATTCCCCTCAAACAGACGAGACATTTTCTAACAATACCAAAGGTTTGTGCTCGGCTAATGAAGAAAACTTTACCATCTTGACCTCCATTGATGAGGCATCTCAAGTTTCAGAAAACTCGGCAAGACCTTGGTGTTCCTTTGCTGAAGATGATGCGATGAGTGATGCTGAAAGCAATATCTTAAGTCGTGAGGCTTCCTTTGAGATGGTAGAGGAATATCCAATTTCAGATGCAAATAGCTATATAGCTGAAGACGAGGTTTTAGACAGAACTACAGGTTGA